AGCAGTGCATCCAGGTTAAGTAACCAGATGAGGTTTTATAAGGCAAGGTCACGTAATTTAAGGGCTTGATGAAATACTCCAATGGCATGACAAAAACATCACTCACTTCATCTGGATTAGGAGTGGCCTGGAATGTATCCTCTATAAATCCTACAACTGGTGTTACCAAGTAATTCATctgaaagaacaacaacaaaaaaacacacaacagaaaacacactCAGTATGTACCAAGCAaaagttctttattttaaaaagtttcaaataTTACAAAATGAGCGCAGGAAAcctatgaaacatttttaactgGAATGCAATTTAGCCCCTCAAGTGGCTAAATTGAAGCTATAAAGAGAAACTTACCTGGAGaacaaaaatgaagtcttttGAAACAATATCTGCTCTGCACTACCAGAAAACTGATTCCACCAACACTGAATATTGCTACTGAAATGGGCAACCTGTTCATTTACAATGACTTATATTCCAGTGGCACCTGCAGAATAGAAGTCTCCTTGCTAGATTTCCATACAATACAGAATCACAGGCTACATAACCTGAAAAGGTCCCTTTCAGCCTAAATTAATCCTGCTTTGAGGAGGATGTTGAACCAGATAGTTTTGATGTTATATCAAGCAGCTTAGCAGAACTCATCCAGACAAGGCCCTAAGACATATCTCCTAAAACAGAGATTATAGAGCCTATgagggcaatctgttccagtgtttggaTAACCTCATAGTgaacaatgttttcttttcatctaatttaaatgtcatttgttGCTCCTTGTGTCCATTGTCTCAAGACGACTCTAGGATCATCTCTATAACTGTTAGAGACAGCAACTGGATTCACCACCAACTTGAAGCTGAGCAAACCCACTTCTCTCGGCCTTTCTTCCTATTCTATTTGCTCCAGCCCCTTTTAGCATCTCCATTGCTCTTTGCTAGGCTCTCACCAGTTTACCAATGTCCTTCTGGTATTCACGTTTGGAGTCCACATAGGAGCAAACATGACCTGACAAATGccaaacagagagaaaaatctcttcccctcctctgctgGCTACAAAGGCTGTATACTTTAAGCAGCAGCAGTTATTTAGTTACAGGTTTGAAAAGATCATTATCAACCTTACAAAAGCAAAGTACCCTAAGCTTACTTTCCAACGACATGCTGACTTACACAGCTTATTGCTTACTTTATCGATTCCAGGCACAAGCCTACAGATGACTTCCACCTTCTCTGGCGGGAGTCCCACTTCTTCCTTGGCTTCTCGGAGAGCAGTATCAATTTCATCTTtatcattttcttcacttttaccTCCTGGGAAACACACTTCCCCCGGTGATCTTCTCAGCTAGAATTTAAAAGAGTACTACCGTTAAATGTAACCAGTTTGTTTCACCTTGCGGATCTGCAATGATTCCTACTACAGAATCACCTTATGCTTGATTTAGCATCCCCAAAGTGCTAGATAGGGTGGTAAGTCTCATGAAGATCAGAAGAAGTGTGCCTTATCAAGAGctacacagaaaaatgtttatttttgctcaCGTTAGGCCTATACGCAACTAAACAACAAACTCTTACTATAAGAAATACATATACACTCATTCGCATAGCATCATGTAGTTCGTGCTATACTTTCAGAATACTTGAaagttttgaatgtttttcatCTTGCTTGCAAAAGAGATTGACAGATGAATCAATTTCACTCGTCAAGTTGTTAACACAAGTTAAAAGAACATACATACTTAAATACCATACCTTTACATACATTCTATTAATGGGTTTGTTCATCAAAGGCCAGAAAAAAGCCCatttacaacattttttaaatcaactaaGCAACTGTAACTATTAGGGTTTTAAATTCTCTATGCATGACCAAAAGCATcaaattttcagcaaaaatcaaaacaccAAGAGGgcttttaaagataaaatgctGGCAAAAGAGTGATGGGAGACACAAAGTGCTGCCTTTCCTATCTAAAAGAAGAGAGTACTatcaaatattatttattactattaattaaatattaaatgcagaTTCAAAAGTCGCATTGTTAAGAACCACGTACCATTCAGTTTTCTCACTTAAGCCACAACAAACAGCATAACCCCCTCTTTTTCTGACCTGGAAGCCATCTGCTACCACCCCACCGACcgggggctgtccccagggcacccatgggtgccttCCACCTACAGGGAGGGCAGAGCACGGACACACACCTGCGGGGCCCGCATGGTGAGCAGCAAGCACAGCCGCCCGGCCCGCACCACCAGCGGCAGCAGCACCGAGGCTTTGGGCAGCGGCAAGCGGGAGAACTTGTCGGCCACATCCAGCTCCCTCAGGCGGCGCCTCGCCTCCCCTTTCGGGCATTCTCTggaagcaaacacacacacgctGCGGCGCCCCGGGGCAAGCCCGGAGGTTGCGACACCGACTCGCAGCCGGCACCTTCCCCTCTCAGCAGGCCCAGGGAGCCCCCCTCAGCCCGCCGCTCCCATCCTTCGTGCTGCGGCACCCCCctcgccggggccgggctgcggaGGGCCGCTACCTcccctccgcctcctcctccgtcTCCGCAGCCGCCATTTTGTCTGCCCCCCCGACAGCggccttttccctttccttctccccgCCCTTCCCCACTGACCGACGGCCGCTCCCTCCAATCAGCGCGCGCGCCCGCCGGGCTCCGCCTTCTGATTGGCAGAGGGCAGGCCGAGCGGCAAATTGGGATTTACCTCAGGGGCGGACGGCCATTTTGTGGCCGGAGGGGGGCGCTGATGGCGGGGCTCGGCCGGGCGGCTGCACGGAGGATCACGGCCGGGGCGGGCGACGACAGCTTCCCAGGCGTGTACTGCCCCGGGCATGGGCAGCTGACACCCGTATCCTCCCgctgggaaaagcagaaagccgGGGGAGGCTCGGCGTCATGCCCCGCCGGACAGCGCCTCCACCCTCTCTCAGAGGGGAGAAGGCGGTGCCGCCCCCCTTCCGTGCTTTGGGTAAGGGCGCTGGTTTTCTCCTCTGCCAGGTGTAAGGAGGTGGTAATGTGACACATGACAGTCCCCAGCCCTCAGGAGCCCCTTGAAAGCACCACTGACCCGTCAGGCTTCTTAGCTGTAGCCTAGGGCTTTGCTAAAAGCTGCGGGGCATCAGCAAAACCTCTTAAGCACAGACTGTTAGCTTAGTGCTTAGGtacacaaaagcaaagaaataaggTCTCCCAGCCTGTTCCAATCGTTTACTGTAGGAAAGAAACAATGCGGTGTCAGAGAGCATCTCAACGTTGTTGCAGTGTCTGGGCAGTATAACTGCCAGTTCTCATTAGGAGCAAACAGGTGGCTCGCTGAAGTATTTTCATGCGATAATGGTTTATCACCAGTCTTAACAGCTAATAATTTGTTTCCTGAATTTCAACTAAGGTCACAATCGTGTGAGGAACGTGAGACCTCTTCCCTctgcaaacaataaaaacaaacagcacataAGCTGACATGGAATGTTTAAGTACTAATCTCACTTTAATTACCTTGATGGTTACTTTTTCCACTGTTATCCAGgtgtatatattttaagtaactACAGTTTTTATACAATATGCATGATGTGTTACTTATTATAGTAAATAAAAACCCAGACGTAATTATATACACATGTGCATGTCCTGGCTCTATTTCCTATGATTCCAATGGAATATAATATCTATTTTACGGCCAACATTTTGTTAAGGTTTCACTGAAACTTAAGCATTCATGTTTCTTAAGCTGTTTCACATATCATTATAGGAAAAATATACAGAGGAGTATCCTTAGGAACATGCAGTTCTTCAGTGAAACAGGCATGAGTAGTAGGTTATCATATTCATCCACACACTGTTACTCCAGAAGTCTGACAGTACTAgcttttatatttctctttggCTCTCTCTTTCAGAATGCAgatgtgctaaaaaaaaaaaaagtgtacaacTTCAATTAATCTGTACCTTTGAAGTAAACAcaagaattattttcagttttatttctggttGTGTTCTAATATTGGAATTAAGACATTACGCTTTGCGAGTTTGGTTGCAACTTTACTACTTGCTGTAAAATTGAAGTGTTAATATGGCTTCAAATTTCATCTAATTCACAGAGAAATTGTTTATTCCGGAAGAGACCAGTTTTGTTCATCTATCATGCCCTTCTCCACACTGCTTTACAATAATGCAGATTTGTTATGTGTCTTctacagaactgtttttttcttaaagacttTCAAGTGAGACACTTTTCCACTTAGCCATATTTATGAAGATGCTTTTGAACAgtaggaaggggaaaaaaaaaagatcaactCTTTCTGTCAGGGTCTGTTTACTACTCAGTGCAGCATAGGGAGACTATAatggaacaaaggaaaaaggtcTTGAGGCACATACTTTACAGTGTGGGAAACACCTTCACACACAGTCCAGTCTACTaccatttaaaaatttttactAGTGAAATCTTATGCTGCTCTTTTCTAATAGAAACAtgaaatcaaaaccaaattGCAAGTTACTTTCTTTTCAGATGGGGCTAGCAGATTATATGCTGAAAACCATCTCGGAGGATTCAAAATACTTTACAGGAAGGCTGGGCCACAAGACTTGTAGAATAGTTGCATAAAAAGGTAAGGCATGAACAAGTTATCATGCATTTACATTAAACTGCCATCTTGGCATATTAATAATGTTGTCACCCTTTTAATGGAGGCATCAAGTCAGATTTGAAGTTTTATTAATTGACCAGAATCTCTTAGTAGAAACTAATATTTTCTGCTAGTTATCTGTGCTAACACTCACGTACATAACAGTCAAAGCACCCTTCTGTGTACTTACATTTAGATCTCTGAACTATTCGTTATAGTCAAGAGCATATCCAACCACAAACTTATCTGGAATTTCAAAGCCTATGTTTGTAACAAAATGCAACTCTTTATACTTAGGTGGTGTAAATAGGTTTTAAACACACAGTTTGTATTCAACATATGCTTCTGCTATGTAAGTGTAATACCTAACAAACATTTCATCTTGCTTTCAAAGTACTTAGCACACTTAACACTAAGAATCAAAACTGTAAATTGATGAGAAAGGTTAGACTCTATATCATCAGTTACTGTtacatttaaagattttttttttcctaaaatacataatttaaaacCTACTTAGGAGGCAGTCCTGGGAGAAGAGACAGACAATGAAGAAGATTCTACTTATGTAAAAATGGATGCACTGcaattcatttttcactttgaaaacaaGTTGAGTTTCAACCAGAGTCAAAACAAATGCCTTCTAGGATCAAAGCCAAACAATTCATTATTAGTTAAAAGTTAATGTTTGATTCTCTTTCTGGTATCTAGCAATAAGTAACTAAAACtacattcaaaacaaacaccaaaaaagtTATCACAAGGTTTCAGCAGGGGACAGTTAGCTGTCAGCTTTAAGgcatttgtgtgttttttccccatttcttcttGCCTTCCTGAAACATGCATGAATTTTCATTCATGAAAAGTGGCATGAAATGAAAAGATGGAATCTTATTTTGGACAgccaaaaaaatgcaatatttacaGTCTGGTCTATAGCCTGGACTTCGGTATATCCTTTTGATGAGCAAGCTgtaagaaagaagagagaaggtTAGGGTTTTAAGATGTCTTATTCCAAGCTGTATACTTCACTTCTCCCCACCCATCCCAATAAACATCTACAATtgtgcagttaaaaaaaaaaaaacattatttaaatttaacaGATTACAAGTTCCTTTCAGCCTTATAATGAAACAATAAATTAAGGCTCTGATCTAGGTTCATTCtttcaaattctgtattttttttttttgtagcaatgTGTCAGCAAACTAGGATAGTACAGATAGATATGTTCAAGTGGTATGTAAAGATTTTAGTGGTGAGGGAGGGAAGCAAAAAGGCAAGCTGTCAGTTGACGCTATGACACTATAATTTCTGCCACAAAGTCATATTTATCCTTGATTTTCCtggacatttctgaaaatactgggAACCTCCTGGACAGTTACTAGGAGGAGCATAACTGATACATAAAACCCAAGAAGCATGTTTCCAAAGCACCATGATTACTTGTGAGAAGAATTATTTGGGAATTGTCTTTTAGACAATTATCTTTTAGATATCTGCTCTAAAAGCTCTAGAATGCTGGTTGCATTTTGCAACTGTTCACAAACACTTAGATTCTGCAGACTCACGTATCTAAGGATatcaaggggggaaaaaaaaagtcttgaatgTTGTCATTCTAGTATTGAGGCAGCTGAGAAGGTGTTAGGGAGTCTATGGAAAGAGCTGAGCTTTCTTTCAAAGATAAGAAAGAGAGAATCAGACTTCGTGGACTAAGCAAAAAAGCTGTGAAGCCCTTGTTATTGATTTTAACAATGAACAGAGTAGTGTATGTGTAAGCGTCCcagtttaatgttttgtttttcaccagCTGTTATAAGGATTGTTTCCTGCTTTTACTGCTACTTCCCccaaatctaaaaaaaaaaaaaaaaaaaaaggaaaacaaacccacaCACCAGCATACCCTGACAATTCACCTGAGTGACTTTTCCATATCTTATTATCATACATTAGTAAATGGATATGTCATTATACCTTACGACTTTTACCATCTTTGGTTCATTGTCTTTTAGTTTTGAAAGTAGTGCCTTCATTGTTCTACCAGTCTTAATAAtatcctcaaagaaaaaaaaaagtaatttatcgTCCtagtctgaaagaaaaagcatactATCAGTGGATTAATTTGAAACATAAAGAGCAGCAGCATTGGCAGCACAGTAACATGATATGCATACTTTAATTGACATATGATTAAGTGTTTTATGTGCAGCAAGCATTAACTTGCAaaataggtaaaaaaaaaattaccccACGCCCCCAAAAAAAACTTCAAGTTCTGTACTCACCTCTACTACTAACACATTCTAGATCAcgtggagagagaaagaaaatggaaaatgaaagagtTACATTGCATCATTTCAGTGAATTAAACAGCCAAAAAGCATTTACAACTTACTTGTAACTGAAGCTGATAGTGCAATCAGTTTTCAAAGGAGCTTGTCACGTAACAACTTAGAATTAGTGCTTATTCACAAGActtttggaaaatgtttaaagaaactTAAAGTATTGTGAGAAAGCCACTTATACTAGgttttatataatatttatgtaTAGCAATAACATTCTGAGAACATATTGCATGAGTCAGTTTAAGATGGTTCTTTTTTGGAGGTTGTGGTATAAAACAGAACAGGATCTTTAGAAACATTCAGTACTAATCATGTTAAGTTTCCACTGAGTGGGAATTACTGTTTTAACAAGTGTGAAGTTTTAAACGGCTGTAAATATGTAGTACCAACATCTTAAAGGTGGACTTGATGAAAGATACGTAAGAACTGCTCTTTCCTCTGAAAAGCTGAAGATCCTAGTTCATACCTTCCCATTTAGTGTAGACAGTTCTTCTCCAACAATACTGATTTTTTCTGTACATGTATCCTTCtaggagaaaggagaggggagaacTCACACAAAATATGCTCAAAGCATTACCTTGTATTCCTATGAATAGTGTACTGCTCTGGCTCTTCACCTGACAAATGACACTTGCAACATACACGGCACTCCTTCAGTAAAACAGCTGTTAAGTAGCTGAGAGCAAGACAAGTGTGTGAAGCATCAGTGCAGACATGTTTATATGGAGCACTTCTGAACAAGATTACATCCATATTCCTGGAATAGACACCATTGCTTTCAGCTACTTTTTTTACCACGGATTTGTTTTAGAATTCTATGAACTATTTATAGGGTATTGTATTGTAATTTGTTGTATTCAGCATGTGATAAATTTTGTTCAGTACACAGCACTTGAGCCTtcaaagagggaagaaaataaaacaaaatacaccaCAAGTCATTGCTTTACTGTAGTTGGCTCAGGCAAAACATACCTCTTCCCCAACATtcaaattacaaaaacaaatctcTCCAACATCATCTGTAGGAACAGGAAGTAATAAGGATGGAGACAATAAGCAAGTCCCTGATGCTTATTCTCCCTTTCACCAAAGGGTGCCATGTTAGAGAGAATAGAACCTGTATGGAAACtttaggctggagaagaggacaTTGGTGACCCAGCATTGACTTTGTCACATTAAGTGTTCTGCTATATTTTAATTCCAGTGAATATACAATATCCCTCTGATCATTTGGGCAGATCAGTAAATCAGTTTATTACATACTGAAAAGCAACTAAGTTGTTTTGAACAGGTTACATGCATAAACTCAATTTTCCT
The Anser cygnoides isolate HZ-2024a breed goose chromosome 12, Taihu_goose_T2T_genome, whole genome shotgun sequence genome window above contains:
- the NUDT7 gene encoding peroxisomal coenzyme A diphosphatase NUDT7 isoform X1; the encoded protein is MCHITTSLHLAEEKTSALTQSTEGGRHRLLPSERGWRRCPAGHDAEPPPAFCFSQREDTGVSCPCPGQYTPGKLSSPAPAVILRAAARPSPAISAPLRPQNGRPPLRECPKGEARRRLRELDVADKFSRLPLPKASVLLPLVVRAGRLCLLLTMRAPQLRRSPGEVCFPGGKSEENDKDEIDTALREAKEEVGLPPEKVEVICRLVPGIDKMNYLVTPVVGFIEDTFQATPNPDEVSDVFVMPLEYFIKPLNYVTLPYKTSSGYLTWMHCFTYHDHERNKSFKIWGLTAHFAVFLALVVFRTKPTFEVDYDLDNLISSAESKFMNLYASLNEKKKSNL
- the NUDT7 gene encoding peroxisomal coenzyme A diphosphatase NUDT7 isoform X2 is translated as MAAAETEEEAEGRECPKGEARRRLRELDVADKFSRLPLPKASVLLPLVVRAGRLCLLLTMRAPQLRRSPGEVCFPGGKSEENDKDEIDTALREAKEEVGLPPEKVEVICRLVPGIDKMNYLVTPVVGFIEDTFQATPNPDEVSDVFVMPLEYFIKPLNYVTLPYKTSSGYLTWMHCFTYHDHERNKSFKIWGLTAHFAVFLALVVFRTKPTFEVDYDLDNLISSAESKFMNLYASLNEKKKSNL